From the genome of Halorussus caseinilyticus, one region includes:
- a CDS encoding lamin tail domain-containing protein: MESTTTWRRLEPRTRDERLAGSLRASVHDPAWSLARQWQLGEFDGVDAGSPIRVDLSVRRRPVTAYGFGDERGRDSGAYTPESPPLEVLAERERVSRRFDDPDRNLRDAADAGAQFLRLLATHDESFDYAAADFADAPALDAYDEVDSLLLDVPDEDLDAEGERFAAVVSGRALDGDRLYHVLTKAEMGLSGPLPLPNESLETDDGYDQSYLDAVSEFREWYGEVYSEPDGEADAWDPERLEYEFEVAAGSDSDRRSLSVEAYEGGGLDWYDFAARKGSPPEPPEDAAVPETETVTTATRPTPVRFGGMPARRWWAFEDGEVNVPNVDAAAEDISRLLLAEYALVSGADWFRVPVELPVGTLATVEDLTVTDTFGRETEVRPTAGIGDSWRLFDFTFQAGNDVERSLFLPPTVTESLETDPVETVTFARDEGANVAWALEEAVEGPLGTRLDRHEQSQQAAGKAADAPVQPTTDADWAYRLSTGVPDYWHPLVPVRRGRRATDLERGEMLVADRDHDTDPKGAILDERDASIPEEEVPRTGKRVTRRYRHARWTDGSTHLWSSREATVGTGEVSSDLQFDVIAERPPGETGALSVAVVSQRSAGGTFENLDEEYVAFRNAAGRTLDLTGWTVADRAGHEYAFPEGFTIDAGDVVRLRTGEGDDDESDLYWNSGAPVWNDAVDEIHVYDEEGAPVTTQSYPDLGSVPDDSPFECLVEPDAPGDDFENLTGEFVAFRNVGDDPVDLTGWRVEDLSGRRYEFPDEFVVDASDWCVVVTGDGTDSDPVLYWGADKPVWNNDGDAALLYDDRDVLIAGTLV; this comes from the coding sequence ATGGAATCTACGACGACGTGGCGACGACTGGAGCCTCGCACCCGAGACGAACGACTCGCCGGTAGCCTCCGGGCGTCGGTCCACGACCCGGCGTGGTCGCTGGCGAGACAGTGGCAACTCGGCGAGTTCGACGGCGTTGACGCCGGGTCGCCGATACGGGTGGACCTCTCGGTCCGCCGACGGCCGGTCACGGCCTACGGCTTCGGCGACGAACGCGGGCGCGACTCCGGCGCGTACACGCCGGAGTCGCCGCCGCTGGAGGTGCTGGCCGAGCGCGAGCGAGTGAGTCGCCGGTTCGACGACCCCGACCGGAACCTCCGGGACGCCGCCGACGCGGGCGCGCAGTTCCTGCGCCTGCTGGCGACCCACGACGAGTCGTTCGACTACGCGGCGGCCGACTTCGCGGACGCACCGGCGCTCGACGCCTACGACGAGGTGGACAGCCTGTTGCTCGACGTACCCGACGAGGACTTGGACGCCGAGGGCGAGCGGTTCGCCGCGGTCGTCTCGGGTCGGGCGCTCGACGGCGACCGACTCTATCACGTCCTCACGAAGGCCGAGATGGGCCTGAGCGGGCCGCTTCCGCTCCCCAACGAGTCGCTGGAGACCGACGACGGCTACGACCAGTCGTACCTCGACGCCGTGAGCGAGTTCCGGGAGTGGTACGGCGAGGTGTACTCCGAACCCGACGGCGAGGCCGACGCGTGGGACCCCGAACGACTGGAGTACGAGTTCGAGGTAGCCGCCGGGAGCGACAGCGACCGGCGGAGTCTCTCGGTCGAAGCCTACGAGGGCGGCGGACTCGACTGGTACGACTTCGCGGCCCGGAAGGGGTCGCCGCCCGAACCGCCCGAGGACGCCGCGGTCCCCGAGACCGAGACGGTGACGACCGCGACCCGGCCGACGCCGGTCCGGTTCGGCGGGATGCCCGCCCGTCGCTGGTGGGCGTTCGAGGACGGCGAGGTCAACGTCCCGAACGTCGATGCCGCCGCGGAGGACATCTCGCGGCTCCTGCTGGCGGAGTACGCGCTGGTGTCGGGTGCCGACTGGTTCCGGGTCCCCGTCGAGTTGCCCGTCGGGACGCTGGCGACCGTCGAGGACCTGACCGTGACCGACACCTTCGGCCGGGAGACCGAGGTGCGTCCGACCGCGGGCATCGGCGACTCGTGGCGACTGTTCGACTTCACCTTCCAAGCGGGCAACGACGTGGAGCGAAGCCTCTTTTTGCCGCCGACCGTCACGGAGTCGCTGGAGACCGACCCGGTGGAGACGGTGACGTTCGCCCGCGACGAGGGCGCGAACGTGGCGTGGGCGCTGGAGGAAGCCGTCGAAGGACCGCTCGGAACGCGACTCGACCGCCACGAACAGAGCCAGCAGGCCGCCGGGAAAGCGGCCGACGCGCCGGTCCAACCGACGACCGACGCGGACTGGGCCTATCGACTCTCGACCGGCGTGCCCGACTACTGGCATCCGCTGGTTCCGGTCCGGCGGGGTCGCCGGGCGACGGACCTCGAACGCGGCGAGATGCTGGTCGCGGACCGCGACCACGACACCGACCCGAAGGGCGCGATTCTGGACGAGCGAGACGCGTCCATCCCCGAGGAAGAGGTGCCCAGAACCGGCAAGCGCGTCACCCGCCGCTACCGTCACGCCCGGTGGACCGACGGTTCGACCCACCTCTGGAGTAGCCGCGAGGCGACGGTCGGCACGGGTGAGGTGTCCAGTGACCTCCAGTTCGACGTTATCGCCGAGCGACCGCCGGGCGAGACCGGGGCGCTGTCGGTCGCGGTCGTCAGCCAACGGTCGGCGGGCGGCACCTTCGAGAACCTCGACGAGGAGTACGTCGCGTTCCGGAACGCCGCCGGGCGGACGCTCGACCTCACCGGGTGGACCGTCGCGGACCGCGCGGGCCACGAGTACGCCTTCCCCGAGGGGTTCACCATCGACGCGGGCGACGTGGTGCGCCTCCGGACCGGCGAGGGAGACGACGACGAGTCGGACCTCTACTGGAATAGCGGCGCGCCGGTGTGGAACGACGCCGTGGACGAGATTCACGTCTACGACGAGGAGGGCGCTCCCGTCACGACCCAGAGCTATCCGGACCTCGGGTCGGTTCCGGACGACTCGCCGTTCGAGTGTCTGGTCGAACCCGACGCGCCGGGCGACGACTTCGAGAACCTGACCGGCGAGTTCGTCGCCTTCCGGAACGTCGGCGACGACCCGGTGGACCTCACCGGGTGGCGCGTCGAGGACCTGTCGGGTCGGCGCTACGAGTTCCCCGACGAGTTCGTCGTGGACGCGAGCGACTGGTGCGTCGTCGTGACCGGCGACGGAACCGACAGCGACCCGGTTCTCTACTGGGGCGCGGACAAACCCGTCTGGAACAACGACGGCGACGCGGCGTTGCTCTACGACGACCGCGACGTGTTGATAGCCGGGACGCTCGTCTGA
- a CDS encoding helix-turn-helix transcriptional regulator has product MVPDPTDLVSLVNRRYDYLQTLSDTPRSKRDLVDTLDTPRSTLDDIVRELDENGLVEYHNGTWQLTTFGRCALDLHTEYEDDLESLLSTPPVIEDLPNDTPVGNRLLVGAETNVSTAAIPDAVMEVFFESLKSATRIRCFTPTVMAGHYESVYQSATTGGESRLDLIFSANVFDHLQRFYPERIDEMLADENITCYVGDVPVTFSLWIADDDHVGIIVYTEQGIRGIVKNDTDDALAWGIEQYNRIQRDARRVSRAEVDSTPR; this is encoded by the coding sequence ATGGTTCCCGACCCAACCGACCTCGTCTCTCTCGTCAACCGTCGGTACGATTACCTCCAAACGCTCAGCGACACCCCTCGGTCGAAACGAGACCTCGTAGACACGCTCGACACTCCACGCTCGACCTTGGACGATATTGTCCGCGAACTCGACGAGAACGGTCTCGTCGAATACCACAATGGTACATGGCAACTCACCACATTTGGTCGCTGTGCCCTCGACCTCCACACCGAATACGAAGACGACCTCGAAAGCCTCCTCTCGACGCCTCCCGTCATCGAGGACCTCCCCAACGACACACCCGTCGGAAACCGACTCCTCGTCGGTGCAGAAACCAACGTTTCGACGGCGGCCATCCCCGACGCGGTGATGGAAGTGTTCTTCGAGTCGCTCAAGTCAGCGACTCGAATCCGATGTTTCACTCCGACGGTGATGGCCGGACACTACGAATCGGTCTATCAATCGGCGACGACGGGAGGAGAATCCCGACTCGACCTCATCTTCTCGGCCAACGTGTTCGACCACCTCCAACGATTCTACCCCGAACGAATAGACGAGATGCTCGCCGACGAGAACATTACTTGCTACGTTGGCGATGTCCCAGTGACCTTCTCGCTGTGGATTGCCGATGACGACCACGTCGGAATCATCGTCTACACCGAACAAGGCATCCGCGGCATCGTGAAAAACGACACCGACGATGCTCTAGCGTGGGGTATCGAGCAGTACAACCGGATTCAGCGGGACGCGAGACGGGTTTCTCGCGCCGAGGTGGACTCCACTCCCCGCTAG
- a CDS encoding TrmB family transcriptional regulator: MDSTELVDILERYGLSPYQATAYVTVLERGTLAAQEVANLSSVPQPRVYDILRDLEEEGFVTTYEQDKLYVQALNPDDALDVVRERAAELEAAVEEITDRWQQPAVKEHTISLVQRGQTVFEKAREELDHAVDHAQLVCKTDHLEALWPTLVAAHDRNVFVDVSLYDVEDRESLAEYDFSELCTHARVLRRPLRSDPFGALIDRERACYSWYPATDDEYGIYIDDSAHENMVWNFMMNLRDAAEEHYIATPYDPPLRFGALRDCLHVVEPLVREGRTLTAEIEGTWVDSGRRCEVAGTVLNIDYPGFEAGETATPLQMFTDARLTLDTGDETYTVGGFDALIEDIEATRVVVTGIE, translated from the coding sequence ATGGACTCGACCGAACTCGTGGACATTCTGGAGCGATACGGTCTCTCCCCGTATCAAGCGACCGCGTACGTCACCGTGTTGGAGCGGGGAACCCTCGCCGCCCAAGAAGTCGCCAACCTCAGTTCCGTCCCCCAACCGCGCGTCTACGACATCCTGCGGGACCTCGAAGAGGAGGGGTTCGTCACGACCTACGAACAGGACAAACTCTACGTGCAGGCGCTCAATCCCGACGACGCTCTCGACGTGGTGAGAGAGCGCGCGGCCGAACTCGAAGCGGCCGTCGAGGAGATTACCGACCGGTGGCAACAACCCGCGGTCAAAGAACACACCATCAGTCTGGTCCAGCGGGGCCAGACGGTCTTCGAGAAGGCCCGCGAGGAACTCGACCACGCCGTGGACCACGCCCAACTCGTCTGTAAGACCGACCACCTCGAGGCGTTGTGGCCGACGCTCGTCGCCGCCCACGACCGGAACGTCTTCGTGGACGTATCGCTGTACGACGTGGAAGACCGCGAGTCGCTGGCCGAGTACGACTTCTCGGAACTCTGTACTCACGCCCGCGTCCTCCGGCGTCCGCTTCGGTCCGACCCCTTCGGCGCGCTCATCGACCGCGAGCGGGCCTGTTACTCGTGGTACCCCGCGACCGACGACGAGTACGGCATCTACATCGACGACAGCGCCCACGAGAACATGGTGTGGAACTTCATGATGAACCTCCGGGACGCCGCCGAGGAACACTACATCGCCACGCCCTACGACCCGCCGCTCCGGTTCGGCGCGCTTCGGGACTGCCTGCACGTCGTCGAACCGCTCGTCCGCGAGGGTCGGACGCTCACCGCCGAAATCGAGGGGACGTGGGTCGATAGCGGCCGCCGGTGTGAGGTCGCCGGGACGGTCCTGAACATCGACTATCCGGGGTTCGAGGCGGGCGAGACGGCCACGCCCCTCCAGATGTTCACCGACGCTCGCCTCACCCTCGACACCGGCGACGAGACGTACACCGTCGGCGGGTTCGACGCTCTCATCGAGGACATCGAGGCGACCCGCGTCGTCGTGACGGGCATCGAGTGA
- a CDS encoding metallophosphoesterase family protein: MRLLLLNDLHLGPGDDRPAYARPAIEEAKFDAVVTVGDVIDENRDHAKSAAAGERYERVGRAFYEFLHDEYDLPILVVPGNHDPLDCAERLTEGLDRAVVLHERAVDAAELGLSDLDGFAFAGWGCEQFDQAPEIRYTEFSATNPVEDATTATIDHLAAERANEVESVAGRYLDGDADGDDVADALGVAGRAKARLVDQLETLEDRYETLYSLATADERVLLFAHVPPFDVAFDHHHSGSGLYGRVRSGSLALKHAIRRASPHAAFGGHTHQYGIDTVATDSGDRYVVNAGAPGVAVVEVETDPGVLNVRTA; this comes from the coding sequence GTGCGACTCCTCCTCCTCAACGACCTACATCTCGGACCGGGAGACGACCGACCGGCGTACGCCCGGCCCGCAATCGAGGAAGCGAAGTTCGACGCCGTCGTGACCGTCGGGGATGTCATCGACGAGAACCGCGACCACGCCAAGTCCGCGGCGGCGGGCGAACGCTACGAGCGCGTCGGCCGGGCGTTCTACGAGTTCCTCCACGACGAGTACGACCTCCCGATTCTGGTCGTGCCCGGCAACCACGACCCGCTGGACTGCGCCGAGCGCCTCACCGAGGGACTCGACCGGGCGGTCGTCCTCCACGAGCGAGCGGTGGACGCCGCGGAACTCGGGCTATCGGACCTCGACGGGTTCGCGTTCGCCGGGTGGGGGTGCGAGCAGTTCGACCAAGCGCCCGAGATTCGGTACACCGAGTTCTCCGCGACCAACCCCGTCGAAGACGCGACCACGGCGACCATCGACCACCTCGCGGCCGAGCGCGCGAACGAGGTCGAATCGGTCGCTGGCCGGTACCTCGACGGTGACGCCGACGGCGACGACGTGGCGGACGCACTCGGCGTCGCTGGCCGGGCGAAGGCGCGTCTGGTCGACCAGTTGGAGACACTCGAAGACCGCTACGAGACGCTGTACTCGCTTGCGACCGCCGACGAACGAGTCCTGCTGTTCGCGCACGTCCCGCCGTTCGACGTGGCGTTCGACCACCACCACTCCGGGTCCGGTCTCTACGGACGGGTCCGGAGCGGGTCGCTCGCGCTCAAGCACGCGATTCGCCGCGCCAGCCCCCACGCGGCGTTCGGCGGCCACACCCACCAGTACGGCATCGACACCGTGGCGACCGACAGTGGCGACCGGTACGTCGTCAACGCGGGTGCGCCCGGCGTCGCAGTCGTGGAAGTCGAGACCGACCCCGGCGTGCTGAACGTCCGGACGGCGTGA